The window AGTCAAGTTAACCGAATCGAATCAGTTAAGGAAACCTCCTGAcggtaaagaaaaaaccgagaaagaaaagggcgtTGTGACTCATCTTCCGTGACCGAAGCCATCGTAgactacgttttttttttttcttacttctcCTCCTTCTTCTCAGTCTGGTTTCGACGTAtggaaatgaaattgtttCAACTCCTTGCCAACACGAGCGAGGTACTCTTGAACGAACgaaaacatttctctttttttttttacaaagaaaaaaaaatggagtcgtattttattctgtttcaTTACCGACGATGTATGGAGTCACTCGATGCGCGAGTCTGCAAGATCGGGCGATTATTCTTCCTTTGGAGTTTGGCCTCCGTCACGATGTCATATTGCATTCGATAACAGAGCGGCATATATCCAACCGAGAATGGTCCGGTCAGTCGCCATAGTTCCATTTCTCATATTTTCACGATGCTACTTACCAACTGGCCAAGAAATGGTTCAATCTAAAGGGTTTAGTGGCTACCTTTGTTTGCTGTCCGTTTATGTTTAAAACACAACCTACGAGACCTACAGTTATTTAAGGATATCAATGTGCTCAGACGTCTGATTagagcgttaaaaaaaaaatgatttaaaatttcaatttaagCTTGTAAATggggttgttttttcttctgaccATATTTGGCATCGGCTGCAGTTCATGCTTGGCGAAGTCATCCGGTTTAGTCAGCACGACATTCTCATGGCCTGTGACTTGTTTGAAAATGCTATCTGGGCTTTCACGTTTCATTGAGCTCGAAGAAGTTTTTCAAAAGGTGCAGACGGCAATCGTTTGAATGACATCAGATTAAAGCTgtcccgtttttatttttggcttttttccaATGCGAACGATAACTTAAACTCTTTTTATGGTCAGTAAAGCTGACCTTATGGGGGTAGTTATATCTCGTTctatccccctttttttttttcttctatctttcCAATTCTTGTCAAATGGGAATCAAAATCCTTTTGGCGACTCATTTCAACTTGACTGGACCCTGGAATACGATTGGTTCAGGTTTTTTATTCTCCAGCTCACGATTCAAGGTCTTGCTAAGGAAGTCCATCAAAATGTTGCTAGTGTCgcacttttccctttttttctatttaaaaaaaaagaaagaaaaacgtgacaATAGCGTTGGATGCGAGTTCGATAGCAAACTGGGACCTGTCACATGCAGTTCCTTGAtatttacaacaacaaaaaagaacgtcATCGTGGCTTGCCCGACTAtctattttatatatttttcttcttatgaTTCGACGTATGATCTTATTGATCCCACCCGTGATGCAACTCATAGCGttctatatttatttattcttttcttttccttttctttttatttattttttattcctatCCTTTTAAATACGTTTATTATTGTTGAGGGGGAAAAGGGAAAGTCAATccattcttcatttctttttcaatttttctttcacttcgTATGCTGCTTTGATCCGGAACTTTGCCATCTGCCCCGAACCGTTATCGACTCTCTTTTGAAATcaatacataatatacaaaagAGGGGCAGCATGTCTGGGAGCTCTGCCAAGATAAGATAAGCCGAAATTGTGTAGTATGTTGCCTAGACCGCCATTTTTCCCCCATTACGCCTTTTGATTGAATCTAACTGATAATTGTGTTGAGCTGACGCAATCAATCTTGGTAATCATCTAattattttatcttttcttaCAGTTAATGGGGGTTGGTCTTCGTGGTCGTCGTGGTCCGAATGTACGTCAACTGGTCAGCCAAACTCCTGCGGTCGTGGGACTCAAAAGCGGACTCGATTGTGCACGAATCCAACGCCACTCAACGGCGGCCGCACTTGTCCCGGCTCCAATGTTCAGAAAGGCGACTGCACTTCTATTTGTCCAGGtaagaaaaattgtaaaataaaatgtaccACAAACGTAGCCATAAATCCCTTTCAACCATCTCACGTTCGACTTTCACGCGACTTGATTTACTGGCTCATACATATGCAAAGAGCTCGGGCACTGAGATTCGAATAGTGACTAGAAACACCTCATTTGTTGCTGTCGATGCAACTTTGTAGTTTTCAGAATAGTTGAATGAGTACAAATTCGTAggctggaagaagaaaattcttaTCACATCAAACTAACGTGTAGATGATTACTGTGGCCGCTGCCGATTGATCGATCGGTTGCTACCAACACCGATTAACTTCACCTCCCTAAAGCCACGATGAGATCCAAACATCCGGCGTTATCTATTATCTCAAgattacaaacaaaaagaattatttgtGTTACTCTTCGTCATTTGTCTTTGTGATAACTCTTTGTCGGAACGCATTTCCTTATAAGAATCGATCGATTGTTCTCGTCATCGATTGCtttattccattttcttgtgctgctgGATTAAGATGAATCCACTCATTCTGGTGGACCTGATGGTAAGTTGATCCATAGGCATCCGTTGAGTTGTTTGTCTGGTGATGTTCGTAGATCCTTGTTAGCGTTTGGTGATTGTTAGTTTGATTGATGATGCCTTTTAAAACGATATCATAATGAAAATGTcttgcttttttatttgttgttgtagtcGTGGATGGGCGTTGGAATGCGTGGTCCACCTGGTCCAACTGCGGGCCAGATTGTAAACATCACCGTCGGCGTTCGTGCACCAGTCCCTCGCCTTCCAATGGAGGCAAATATTGCGTTGGCCGAGACCTTATGTCAGCAAATTGCACCGGTGGAATGTGTCGTGGTAACGTCATTCTTTTGCCAAAACGAATCTCTAAATATTGCCTGctcttttaatttaaatcaCCCGTTtatctttaaagaaattaagcgccctctttttttcagcaataattcaatttcattgtttgattATTACAGCTGGTGGAGGTGTTCGCGCCGAAGGTCTGGATGTCTCCGATGAAGGTTAGTCGCTGTTtatcttcctttcttttcggatcttttctgtttgttttggaGAATGCATTATCTTCTTTCAATCTATCTCAAGTCCTCACTTAAGCAGTTTTTGGCACAGTGccaaaattcatttcatgCGCAAAAACGTGATCAGTTCGCTATcagttctttcattttttttttttttcctgctcgCCATCACCGCAGGTTTGAGATTTATTCGTTGCCGACTTTACTGGCACACTTCTATAAGAACGATAAGAAACACGATCCTTCTCCCGTTTGCAGCATTCGCTTTTTTACGTAGCTATAATCGATGAGGTGATGCACAGAATCTTCTTTTGTGTCATTGAATTACGACTTTAGATAGCACACTATTGGCGctctctgtttttttattattattgtttttcaatatcaaaaagagaaatgccTTCCCAGTTCTCTTTTCATACTGGGAAAAACTCCtccgccattttttccccctccaaTGACATTACAATTGTTTGGAATTTTGTTCAAAAAGGATCTTTTGAAGCTACCGGACATTAGTATGGGCTCgtttattctttattgttGGCAATAACTCTTTTCGCCCTGTCGCCTCTTCGGGGAATGACGCAAAAATTGCAGTGCGAACGGTTAAAGTTTCTTGTAGTATAACGGCCAGGGACATTTTACACGGATTGTGCATTGTGCCGCCGTCGGTCGTTCTGCGTGATATTGATTATCGGCATCCATACGTGCTCGCACAATAGACAAAACTGCTTTCGGGGAAGAGAACAAGTCGGGATGGGCATAagggacaacaacaaaagggaGTTTGTATCATGAGACACATGTGAGCGAAGAGAGCGGCCGATGAAATGTCAGTCGAGTTGTCGTCGTCTAGCCATCCGACATTGATCCAGCGTGAACAACATCAAGTCACCTCCTTGTGTTGTACCTATTGAATAATGCAAACGGGCATCGTCGTGGGAGATGATGAGGCGGAAGGTCCTGGTAGTTGGTTTTGCGTCCCTGATTTCCTGCTTCCGTCCAGCATCCAAACAGTAGATAACGTACCCGTGTTACACACATTCATCTCATAACAATAGCAGACATGATGAAGACCCAAATTTCATTTCCCCGTACAAGTTCGCAAGTCATCAGAACGACCACAGGAGACTCGTAAAAATCTCAGTCAGCAAAACTTTTCGTTTTGGCCAGTGCATCATCTTCCTCCGCGTTAGTTTCTTCTCTATAAATTCTACTGTAACCGGTTTTCTATTATGCGCACGTAATGATCGACGTCCGCCTCCCGGTGGAGCTATCAACAAAGaaactgcaatttttttatcgcttTTTGGATCAAAGAAAGGAATTAACATTTGCGCATGTAGATAAAACGAGGAAAAGCACTTAACAGTTTATATAATTATCGTGTCCATCATCACTACGAAATTTCGCGAATCAGGCCGTTGCATTAAGCGCTAGCAAAAAAAGGCAATGTCCGAGCCAAGCTgcgttgctcttttttttttcccctttatttttttctctaagTGGATTGTCATGTTTTGTGTCGGCGGCAGCTGTTCCAGTGAAACTGGGCCGCCGTCCCTTTAGCTCTCTCTTAACGAGATATCGCCACCCACtgattttcctcttttttattttatacaaagagaaatgtgctgtttttatttcatttctcatCCCTCGTCtgcgtttgttgttgttgctgctctTTTAAATTGGACCTGCAATTATTGTGCGGCTTCCCTTTGTTTCCTGCCTGTTATTCGTTTAATTTGTTACTCTCCCTTGCTATTTCGTGGCTCTTTTGTTTAGCTGATCCCTTTTCATTTGCGATCTTTATCGCTTACAGAATTAAGGTTAAAGACGTTCTTGTTTTTGCGCATTCAatctctttttgaaaatgaatcccagcatttttttttttttagttaaatgATTAATTCTAATGGAATTAACCGAAATTTCGGAATTGTTTTTGTCCTTTCGACGTCTGCgcgtctgttttcttttgtctttaaaGATGAACATAACATGTCGAATGTCGCGCGCGTGAAAAGAGGGAGGTTTTGAATAGTTGCCAAGTTCCTGAAAGAGAAAGGAAGTGGATGCTGGTTAAGCACCCGCCGGAATTACAGGCGATATCTTCCCACTTGATTGTGTCTCCGACTTTGATTTGGGACCAATCAAACGATTAGTTATGTTCCTTTTTACATCGTTCAATTAAGCAATTATTCCCTTATGGGGGGGGAACGTTTGACGATTCACGCGGAATGTTCATTTGAACTGAAAGTTCGCATCAACGGGAAATGAATCCGgctaattttattttgctacaaAATTCACGTCGCCCATCTCGTCTGCCTATCTTTCCTTCAGCTTTTCGTGCTCTTCGTTTTGACTATACGCTCCGTGAACTGAAGCGTCACGAGGATGTGCTCTGAAATCACGCGGGAATGAAGGACGTGCGGTCGTTCGCTTTAGTTACGGAACTGACGGGAGGCGATGACGGTGGGAGGGACAGACTGGCAGTTCTCGTTTCCAACTCAAAGGCGCAAGCCATGCACACGcgtctttgtttttctatctcttaaaaaaaaaaaaaaaaaaaaagaaattccggCGCcggaagttaaaaaaaaaaaagaaataaataaataaaggctTTCGTGTTTTCATTGTGCGCCCATTTTTTACGATAGCACATGTAACAATATGAAAAAACtgagtcgtttttttttttaagttagtCCCTAATTGAGTGACgctgttgtttttatattgaCGGGATGAAAAGAGTCGACTTGTCTTCACACATTCGGGAGGGGGTCATTATGTAAGGGCTTTACGTGTGTACCGTCCTCTGGCTGTGTAAAAGGATACGTGGAGGCGTGACGGTCATTGGCGACGGAACGAGGCGACTCTATCTAGTAGACGTTGTTGGGTTATTTGGAGAGTCTCGTGTTAGTTGTTTTCATATAAGAATCTGGCATCTTGGCAGCCATCCAAAAGGCCGTCGTCTTCGCTCCCGTCTTTGTACTAGGAGAACCTTTTCTAATCACGTCGGTCAGGAAAGACTTGCTGAGTCTTTGCAGCTTGGGTCCTGTATACTACAgttacctctttttttttttttttttttttattctgagaataatcattttctttgtcaTATTCTTTGGTCTACGAATAAGGGGATAAAAGGGAAACGCGTTCTGATCTCACAATTCTTAGAAAATATCCGacagttttttatttatttattttttttttttttcgggaggggAAGGGGTGATGACCGTGAAGACACGTGCGTTTTGGTTTCTTTCGTTCTGATGTTTCCAGGCCTTTATTACGAAGTCGGCAGCTTTGCCTCGTACCATTCAATTATCGTTTGTCCCTTTCCCTCTTTCGTTTTATAATCAAGTCGCgctgctgttttgttttgttttttttattactgaAATTCTCTCTTTGCAGTCTTGCGCTATCCATCAAGTTTCCCCGCGTTCGCACCAACACTCCAGCCTCTTCTATCTATCTCTCTTTAGCAGCACACGAAATTCAATTGGATGCGTCGAGTTGGGGCGCACTTGACATGTAACTAATGATTCACGTCGGAGGGAAGAGCATCAAGCAAAAGCAAACTCCCGCTGTGGGGGATAGAGGGGTGGATAATGGGGTTGTTTTGcgccccccccttttttttttttcttcttcttcttcttccgtcaGTCAGCCAGTTAGTGTGTCGGTGTCATCTATGGAGTTGGTCGAAAAAGTGTAGTCAGTTGGGGCAACATAGTAGCCaacttcccccccccccccccccccgctcatctttttttctttcttctggcCGATTGCGCCATCATCATCCGACTCTGCTAATATGCGAAGTTTCCCTCCCCCTCCACcctcttttcctcttttttttttccgtgttcGTTGAGACGATAATAGTTGATGTATAACAGGCCAAGAAACGTCGACGTTGACTGAATGTTGTGAGTTTCCTCCTCCACCCTCCGTCCAAGATCAGTGGACCGTGTCGGCTTTTTATCGTCGTCGTTCGGATGCTCAGATTTACAACAACTCACCCTCTTCTACCATGAATCCTGTCTAACTCTTCGTTGTCGTTTTCCCCTATCCCTAGTGCGTCTCTTGTGCGGTGCTTTACATCCGAGTATCGTTTCGTGCGCTACACTGAAAATGATGGGTCTCTGGATCGATGCGGATGAATCACttcatttctttatctttgccatttttcttttctttacgtcATTTGCATATCGTTACTctctgactttttttttttctttcctcatcTTTCCTGGAAATACGTACTAATCTCGACGTTCATTTCCCCGCCATAACCCTCACACTTATGCGCGTACACGCTGCGTGACTTGAGCTCCGCAAATCCTTTAGTTCTGCTGCGAATTACCATTACGAGCCGATGCACTGGAACCTCACGTAAAGTTAAACTAGAAGTTATATGTCGCTGTCAAAACATTGCGGCTTGTTTTCGTACGCTCCACGGTGTCGTTTTTCTCATCTATGAGCGATAATGCCATTTTCCTTCATTATTTATCTTGTTGTTGAAGTGGCACTGATACTCGCCATCgctaatgaaaatttaacttgTTGGCGTAAGGGGTTCTAATTCAAAAGTTGTTGCGGGGGGGGGGCTGCTTTAGAGAAGGGGGGTACCAGCTGCTTAATTTTTCacagatttttattttatattttttctgtAGCTTTTCTGAGGGGTTtgcttgtttcatttttcattctacTTACTCTCTCTCAAGAAGGAAAGAGTTAATCAGCGTGTTATCATTAGACTCTCCAGAGACGGGAGGCGAGTGGCAAGAAGAAGATGCCAAGTCCGTCCagatttttctcgttttccaCTATTTTCTCCCCTTCTCCAACCCATCCATCACAATTAAGTTAGACTCAAGGAGACGATCTGGACGTGAGCATCGAGCAAAAGGGACGAAATAAGAGCCTCGGAGGAGCATGGAGAAACGAGGAGGATCTGTGTTTTGGGTACGACCAGAGCGAAATgggaaagaaacgaaaaaaaaaaaaaaagggtatcgTTGCGTTGCTTCTCAGTGGAGCTGATCAAGAGGAAACATCAGTTCAGTAGGAAACCGAGAGTTATAACTTGAAAACGTTTGGCTCATCCatcaagaaaaggaaatattttCGGCTTTTGAACTCGACAGcaggacgaagaaaaaaaaattcctcttAAACTTTTTAGACGGAATTTCGaatttttgtgggggggggggatcttgCGTAGAGAGTTTATAAATATACGCCAACTGTATTTAGTAGACGATGAAGCATCTTTGTGTGCTGCATGTTGTCATCTACATCTAGGGCAATATGAAAATGTTCGATGTTCAATTAATTAGATGAGGCACACAAACGAGTAATTGTTCTCTAGCGTAGCTTATGAATTTGGATGGGGCATTTTATATCACCTTGCAACGTATCACCTGATGTGGCATGGGTCTTATAATCAAAGCCGATCCGAATAGCCCAACTGACCTCAGTTTTTCATCACCTTTCGTTCTTGTTATCGGATGGATCTGACGAAAAGAACTACTAACCACTAGGATGGCTATACTTAGTGACTGTCGTACAGCCTCAGTAGATCATTAGTGATGCATCGAAAGTAGATCCAATTCATTTTGTGGGTTTTCAATCGACTGTCCTTTGATTCGCAATGTACCCGCTTCTCGTAAATCCTAGCGCATTGCAAAAGGAATTTTTACGATTCATATAACCATGCTCTAATTGTTGAATTTCTTGATAATAACAgccatttctcttttgctgTTTCTCATTTATAGCGACGAAAGCTGCGTTGGATACAGATGTTGCCCTCTACATCGGATTATCAGTGGCTGTAgctatcatcatcatcttcgcTGTTGTCGGTATCATTATGCTGCGGATTTTGCGCCGGAAGCACGGTGGACATTCGCCCATGTTCCCCGTCGGAACGGCAGGTAAAAACGCAGTTCGCTAATTACCGTATTTAACTGACAGACGCATTTATCAAATGGACTTGATGGATGGCTGGCTTTTTACTGCGTTTCATTTTACCTGTCGTAtactgccatctagcgatgtAGGCAGTCATCCTGTCGATATCCCGGAAATGGACCGTAATTGTACTGAACACACTTGAATGACGAGTAGGGAAACAAACAGAGGGGACAGGTGGATACGGCTGTTGGTCAAAGCCAAAAGTAGCCTTTCccacaagaagaaagagaagtgGGCGACGACCCTTCACTTGACTAAACCAACAGATAAACAAACGGAGTGGCGCGTCGACTTCCCCGAGACTTTGGTGACTTATGCCGTAGGATGTTCTTTCTGTTTGTCGCAGTCTGTGTTTATTCAACAGACTTCCCCTCCTCGTCATCTTTGATTCTCATTCGGAAAATGCACCGTAGAGTGCATAAGCTTTATCAGCCTGTCCTTTCAATCTAAACGAATTGTTGGCTTCCGTTCAATAGTTCGTCTAAAGGAAAACATATGAAGAAGTCCAATTCACCCTCGGACTTCCATTCAGCCTTAACTCACATACAAAAAcgatgaataataaaaaaaactaacagaaaaaaaaaaaaaataccaaagtcctctgaaaaaaaaatccctcgTTTTCCGTTGTAGAACGGGAAACGGAATGGTTGTTTTAGCCTTTTTCTGTTCCACCTAGTAAAGTTCCAGAGGGCAATGGTCAGGAAAACGAAATTCGGAGCATAAATCACTGCCACACCACTGCGGTCCATATGTATAGAtgttaatatttatttattcttttcgtttcgtgTTTATCAAGTGGATGCTGGAAGAGAAATGGTTAGACAAGGGTGGAGGAAAGggagaaggaagaaaaaaaaggcaaatcaaCTGGTTAACGTGTATGCACGTAGCAAACACTAAGGCCGCACGTTGTGaacaactattttttatttgtccaAACTCTTCAACCTTTCCGTCATTTATTTTGTGATGACGATGGTCGTCTTGTTTCCATTcagttttcgttttattttctatttttcttttttccatttgtccAAACAACTCGTTCTCAATGCAttcgttgtttgttttacgTTCAAGGGGTCGCCCACCTGtcttagttttatttttcacgtgtTGTCGCACAGTCTGATTTGTGTCTTCGTATTCGATTGGCTTTACCACTGGGGAAAATAACGGACATGGCGAATGGGAAGGAGGAGGGAAAAGATTTAGGAAACGTTCGAAACCGGAAACTTGAGTCTGGCCATCAGACACGCGCATACTGTTGTAAAATACCAAGAAAAAGGGGCgctcttattcttttttttttctttctgtcggcgtttgttttcttccacgTCCTCTTTtcgtcgtcgttgtcgtcCCCCGCCCTCTCCGTTTTGACTAGCGTTATCTTTTCCCTCCCGCCGTCTTTCACCAACTGCGAGACTTAAGCAAACACACTTTGCAAgaggggaggaagaaaaaacatcGATAACAaggttcttcttttcttataaTTCATTTGCGTTTTGTCCCAAGCGATGTGGGTAAGCGTAAGTAAATCGAGCTAAACAGCACTTTTGCGTGATTTCATTCATTTGGTTTTCGACTATCTTTTTAGAATGATGggttttaaaatgtttcttaTTCCGCACAGAATACGCTACAGGCTATTACACGgatcaagaaaagaaatgcctCGGTATCCAACCGGATTTAACCCAGAACGCAGGAATGGGTGGGGTCAACCAAAGTCCCCCAGCTCCAGCGTATTGCGAGTATACATATTCTGAACCAACAACTTCCGGCTGTGGTTCTGCCAGCAAAAGCGGAGCTTTAACTCCCGTAAGTATTTGAGTTTGTTAGTTGCGAATTGGCAATTCTGCAGATCTATAACATCGATTTGATTCGTTTTCCCTAGATAAGCGAACATCATTACGACGTTCCGCACTTGGTGAGCCCATCGCCGCCTCCATTTCCTTCCGGATTAAACTTGATGTCAACGCCCGATGGCGAACCGCCCATAAGCTTGATGTCCCTGGCCAGTAGTCCACGGCCCTCAAGCAACAATACTAGCGTGGAAAAGACGCCACATTCGGATTCGGAACAAAGTCTCAGCTCTACCCTGTCGTCATCatgtaaaattcatttgaatttctcgTATTTTTattctgctttgtttttctttagttaactaaatgttttatttatttattttttttccccctttttcattGGTTTCGTTTAGCAACTTCAGGTTCTGCTTATGATGTCGACACGCTTCCATCGCCTTCGTCTATTCGACCATTACCCGGCAGTAGCACGATACTACCTGCTAATGAAGTCGGATGCGTCACTATGGCTACTGTGACTTCTGCCGGTTCTCGACTAGTTTTACCTGACGCTGGAGTAGCTTTGATGATCCCTGAAGGAGCGCTTAAGAACGGCCAAGTGCAGGAGCATTATCTGGCTATTCTTCGTGAGGATCGCTATCGTCCAGAAATCTCAGGTAGAAAgtcatttgcattttcttttctaaaacaTCGTCACTCATTGTTAATGTTTATGTTTTGCTCATTCACAGAATGCCAAACGTTACTGAGTCCCATTATGCTGTGCGGACCTTCTGATGTGGTTTTCAAAAAACCAGCAATCTTGAGTTTTCAGCATTGTGCTGCTTTGAAACAGGGCCAATGGAGTTTGTCCGTCTTTTTCAGTGACTCTGCCCCTGAAGATCCACCGAACTGGCAGGTAAGAAGCCGTCCACCTAGTGGCACTAGTATTGTATTTGTTGGATTGGTTTATTTAGCGGAGCATTCCAAAACCTAAACTGAAACTTGTTGGATTACACAGAAACTTGTGACGCTTGGCGAGGAAACAATAAACACTCCAGTGTTTAGTCAAGTGGATGCACATCAATGCCATCTTGCTGTGGACCAGCTGGGCCATTACGCTTTAGTTGGAGAATCTGCTTGTCCTAGTGGCGGAAATAATCCAGCCACAAAGACCCTACGCTTAGCAGTTTTCTCTCCTCTTGCTGCCAACCAACACTCACTTGAGTACGGTCTTCGATGCTACGTGCTGGACGATACGATCGCCGCTCTAGATGCGGTTATTTCGCTGGAACGACGAATGGGGGGCCGGCTGGTGGACAAAGCAAAGTCCTTCTACTTTCAGGACGGTGGATTTCCCCTCTGCCTTGGCCTAGATGAACTGAGCACCGGGTGGAGACTGGTGCAACGTGAAATTCACCAGGAAGTTCCATTCTCACAAGTGTGGAGTGGCCGAAGGTTCGATCTTCATTGCGCTTTCACATTGGAACGGGACAACCGCCAGGTCAATAGTCTGAGCTGTCGGATAGCTGCACACCAGCCAGGATCTCCTCATCGTCAGTCAATTCGCATCGCCCTTGCCGATTTGAAAATGTGCGTCGGTAAAGTGCCGTCCAGTCCCGGACTACCACGAGCCTTGCGCTCCCTGACTGTCAGTAGTAATGGCAGTGCTGCATCGTCTTCAGCAGCCAGCCACCTCACAACGTTGGATCCCAAAGCGCCCGTCTTCCGCCTCCAACCATCCGTTCGACGCCAACTTTGCCAACTCCTTGATCCACCGAATGCGCGATGTAACGATTGGCGATTACTGGCACAGCGATTGAGTGTTGACAGGTAATTTGTGTTACACCGCCGAGCTGAGGTGGCATTTCTAAAGATTGGTACGTTCCATCTGATCAACAGGTACATCAACTATTTTGCCACCAAGACTAGCCCGACAGAGCATATTCTCGATCTGTGGGAGGCCCGCCATCGCGAATCGAGCGCCGTTACGGATCTGCTCAACATTCTGCGAGTCATGGGACGCCAAGATGCCGCCACCGTGCTGGAACGTTCCGCCGGAGGACCCTGGatgtagaaagaaaataattcaacCACGCAGTGTCATTGGAATCGGCGATCTGGCGCGCTTGTGATATGCAGAATTTTCGGCCTTAACCCGCATATTTCTTTCGAGAAACTTCACCCCCTCAGTCCTGATACCTAGAACTTTTGAACCCCAGCAGCCGTATATCTTTTTCACAACTTTCACAATTTCGACATAGAAGTGATCTCGCGACTGGCAAAGACTATTTCTTACTTTTCCAAGTCTTAATTTGAACTGCCCTGGTGGAATAGTGCCTCATCGTCTCCCCAAAACTCTTAAAGCTGCAGAAGGAGCTTAgccaaaataacaaatttcttttgtctaCGGTTCACTGGCAAACCGTACCTGTAAAGAAAAGGGTACGCAATTTCCTAGACAGAAGCGGCAAACGCATGGAACAACGGCGAAGTGTTCCAATTTACATAAGCAGGTTATAACATTGTACATTATAtgtttcactttcacttgtcaTGTCAAGGGAAATCATTTCTTAGTTCTATTTAGCTTGACCTTTTATAAGCTTTCGTCGGATTTCGATTGGCTGTTCTTGTACATAAGGAGCTGCACTCATAACAAAAATATGCAAACATTACCTTACTCTTGAGTAATCAAATAAGCGACAATTTCTAATTATTaacattgttttgttgtgcTGCCATG of the Daphnia carinata strain CSIRO-1 chromosome 10, CSIRO_AGI_Dcar_HiC_V3, whole genome shotgun sequence genome contains:
- the LOC130702442 gene encoding netrin receptor UNC5C-like isoform X2, which encodes MALVNEIQTPTDQRLESCCQGLEDPNKVDYVFLVAGTAATAGSSAMMMHRSCLLHLFPLFLVSVVVMATDDGGALLEDPLATGRPGSDSTAPLFLEEPEDAYVVKSKAATLSCRAAHALQLYFVCNGEAVRTKHHSAHEFVDPMTGIRQLEVKVDITRNDVEEYFGLDGYGCECIAWSSFGQVKSRRAKVIVAFIRKHFTEHPYSRSVELERQVELRCLAPEGIPPPDVTWQKNGVPVEPKREGSNLIVSSEGHLLVVQARLADMGNYTCVSENVAGKRISDTAVLTVLVNGGWSSWSSWSECTSTGQPNSCGRGTQKRTRLCTNPTPLNGGRTCPGSNVQKGDCTSICPVVDGRWNAWSTWSNCGPDCKHHRRRSCTSPSPSNGGKYCVGRDLMSANCTGGMCRAGGGVRAEGLDVSDEATKAALDTDVALYIGLSVAVAIIIIFAVVGIIMLRILRRKHGGHSPMFPVGTAEYATGYYTDQEKKCLGIQPDLTQNAGMGGVNQSPPAPAYCEYTYSEPTTSGCGSASKSGALTPISEHHYDVPHLVSPSPPPFPSGLNLMSTPDGEPPISLMSLASSPRPSSNNTSVEKTPHSDSEQSLSSTLSSSCSAYDVDTLPSPSSIRPLPGSSTILPANEVGCVTMATVTSAGSRLVLPDAGVALMIPEGALKNGQVQEHYLAILREDRYRPEISECQTLLSPIMLCGPSDVVFKKPAILSFQHCAALKQGQWSLSVFFSDSAPEDPPNWQKLVTLGEETINTPVFSQVDAHQCHLAVDQLGHYALVGESACPSGGNNPATKTLRLAVFSPLAANQHSLEYGLRCYVLDDTIAALDAVISLERRMGGRLVDKAKSFYFQDGGFPLCLGLDELSTGWRLVQREIHQEVPFSQVWSGRRFDLHCAFTLERDNRQVNSLSCRIAAHQPGSPHRQSIRIALADLKMCVGKVPSSPGLPRALRSLTVSSNGSAASSSAASHLTTLDPKAPVFRLQPSVRRQLCQLLDPPNARCNDWRLLAQRLSVDRYINYFATKTSPTEHILDLWEARHRESSAVTDLLNILRVMGRQDAATVLERSAGGPWM
- the LOC130702442 gene encoding netrin receptor UNC5C-like isoform X1, coding for MALVNEIQTPTDQRLESCCQGLEDPNKVDYVFLVAGTAATAGSSAMMMHRSCLLHLFPLFLVSVVVMATDDGGALLEDPLATGRPGSDSTAPLFLEEPEDAYVVKSKAATLSCRAAHALQLYFVCNGEAVRTKHHSAHEFVDPMTGIRQLEVKVDITRNDVEEYFGLDGYGCECIAWSSFGQVKSRRAKVIVAFIRKHFTEHPYSRSVELERQVELRCLAPEGIPPPDVTWQKNGVPVEPKREGSNLIVSSEGHLLVVQARLADMGNYTCVSENVAGKRISDTAVLTVLVNGGWSSWSSWSECTSTGQPNSCGRGTQKRTRLCTNPTPLNGGRTCPGSNVQKGDCTSICPVVDGRWNAWSTWSNCGPDCKHHRRRSCTSPSPSNGGKYCVGRDLMSANCTGGMCRAGGGVRAEGLDVSDEATKAALDTDVALYIGLSVAVAIIIIFAVVGIIMLRILRRKHGGHSPMFPVGTAEYATGYYTDQEKKCLGIQPDLTQNAGMGGVNQSPPAPAYCEYTYSEPTTSGCGSASKSGALTPISEHHYDVPHLVSPSPPPFPSGLNLMSTPDGEPPISLMSLASSPRPSSNNTSVEKTPHSDSEQSLSSTLSSSSTSGSAYDVDTLPSPSSIRPLPGSSTILPANEVGCVTMATVTSAGSRLVLPDAGVALMIPEGALKNGQVQEHYLAILREDRYRPEISECQTLLSPIMLCGPSDVVFKKPAILSFQHCAALKQGQWSLSVFFSDSAPEDPPNWQKLVTLGEETINTPVFSQVDAHQCHLAVDQLGHYALVGESACPSGGNNPATKTLRLAVFSPLAANQHSLEYGLRCYVLDDTIAALDAVISLERRMGGRLVDKAKSFYFQDGGFPLCLGLDELSTGWRLVQREIHQEVPFSQVWSGRRFDLHCAFTLERDNRQVNSLSCRIAAHQPGSPHRQSIRIALADLKMCVGKVPSSPGLPRALRSLTVSSNGSAASSSAASHLTTLDPKAPVFRLQPSVRRQLCQLLDPPNARCNDWRLLAQRLSVDRYINYFATKTSPTEHILDLWEARHRESSAVTDLLNILRVMGRQDAATVLERSAGGPWM